In Lactococcus paracarnosus, a genomic segment contains:
- the rpsC gene encoding 30S ribosomal protein S3 yields the protein MGQKVHPIGMRVGIIRDWDAKWYAEKEYASYLHEDLAIRKLVQTKLADASVSTIETERAVNKVIVTLHTAKPGMVIGKSGASVDSLRAELNALTGKQVHINIVEIKKPDLDAHLVGEGIARQLEQRVAFRRAQKQAIQRTMRAGAKGIKTQVSGRLNGADIARAEGYSEGTVPLHTLRADIDYAWEEADTTYGKLGVKVWIYRGEILPTKKSVKGDK from the coding sequence GTGGGTCAAAAAGTACATCCTATTGGTATGCGTGTCGGAATCATTCGTGACTGGGACGCAAAATGGTATGCTGAAAAAGAATACGCAAGTTACCTCCATGAGGACCTTGCAATCCGTAAGCTTGTTCAAACTAAACTTGCTGATGCTTCAGTTTCAACTATTGAAACTGAACGTGCTGTAAATAAAGTAATCGTTACTTTACACACAGCTAAACCAGGTATGGTTATCGGTAAATCAGGCGCTAGTGTTGATTCACTTCGTGCTGAGTTAAACGCACTTACTGGTAAACAAGTTCATATCAACATCGTTGAAATCAAAAAACCTGACCTTGATGCTCACCTAGTAGGTGAAGGTATCGCGCGTCAACTTGAACAACGTGTTGCTTTCCGTCGTGCTCAAAAACAAGCAATCCAACGTACAATGCGTGCTGGTGCCAAAGGTATCAAAACACAAGTATCTGGTCGTTTGAATGGTGCCGATATCGCCCGTGCTGAAGGCTATTCAGAAGGAACTGTGCCATTGCACACACTCCGTGCTGATATCGACTACGCATGGGAAGAAGCAGATACAACTTATGGTAAACTAGGCGTTAAAGTTTGGATCTACCGTGGTGAAATCTTGCCTACTAAAAAATCAGTGAAAGGAGACAAATAA
- the rplO gene encoding 50S ribosomal protein L15, producing the protein MKLNELKAAEGSRKVRNRVGRGTSSGNGKTSGRGQKGQKSRSGGGVRLGFEGGQTPLFRRMPKRGFLNVNRKDYAIVNLDTLNRLEDGAEVTALTLVAAKIIKDVKSGVKVLGNGELTVKNLKVDVAKVSASAKAAIEANGGSVVTPEA; encoded by the coding sequence ATGAAATTAAATGAATTAAAAGCTGCTGAAGGTAGCCGTAAAGTTCGCAATCGTGTTGGTCGTGGTACATCATCAGGTAACGGTAAAACATCTGGTCGTGGTCAAAAAGGTCAAAAATCTCGTTCAGGTGGCGGAGTTCGTCTTGGTTTTGAAGGTGGTCAAACACCTTTATTCCGTCGTATGCCTAAACGTGGTTTCTTAAACGTTAACCGTAAAGATTATGCGATTGTTAACCTTGATACTTTAAACCGTCTTGAAGATGGTGCTGAAGTAACTGCATTAACACTAGTTGCTGCTAAAATCATCAAAGATGTTAAATCTGGTGTTAAAGTACTTGGCAATGGTGAACTTACAGTTAAAAACCTTAAAGTTGACGTAGCTAAAGTTTCTGCTTCGGCAAAAGCTGCTATTGAAGCTAACGGTGGTTCTGTTGTAACTCCTGAAGCGTAA
- the rpmC gene encoding 50S ribosomal protein L29, giving the protein MKLNEVKSLLTELRGLSVEELATREQGLKKELFDLRFQAAAGQLENTVRLNEVKKTIARVKTVQREAK; this is encoded by the coding sequence ATGAAGCTTAATGAAGTAAAATCACTTTTGACAGAACTTCGTGGTCTTTCAGTTGAAGAACTCGCAACACGCGAACAAGGTTTGAAAAAAGAATTGTTCGATTTGCGTTTCCAAGCGGCTGCTGGTCAGCTTGAAAACACTGTCCGTCTCAACGAAGTTAAGAAAACTATTGCTCGCGTGAAAACTGTTCAACGCGAAGCGAAATAA
- the rplN gene encoding 50S ribosomal protein L14: MIQSESRLKVADNSGAKEILAIKVLGGSGRKFAGIGDVIVASVKSAAPGGVVKKGEVVKAVIVRTKSGARRTDGSYIKFDENAAVIIKDDKTPRGTRIFGPVARELREGNFMKIVSLAPEVL; this comes from the coding sequence GTGATTCAATCAGAATCTCGTTTGAAAGTTGCTGATAACAGCGGTGCCAAAGAAATTCTTGCAATCAAAGTCCTAGGTGGCTCTGGTCGTAAATTTGCTGGTATCGGTGATGTTATTGTTGCATCTGTAAAATCTGCAGCTCCTGGCGGAGTTGTAAAAAAAGGTGAAGTTGTCAAAGCGGTTATCGTGCGTACTAAATCAGGTGCACGTCGTACTGACGGTTCATACATCAAGTTTGACGAAAACGCTGCTGTTATCATTAAAGATGACAAAACGCCTCGTGGAACACGTATCTTTGGCCCAGTGGCCCGCGAATTACGTGAAGGTAACTTCATGAAAATCGTTTCATTGGCACCAGAAGTACTTTAA
- the rpsH gene encoding 30S ribosomal protein S8 has translation MVMTDPIADFLTRIRNANMRKFDVVEAPASKIKRDIANILKAEGYVKDVEFIEDDKQGIIRVFLKYGKDGEKVITNLKRISKPGLRVYVKSGEVPKVLNGLGTAVISTSEGVVTDKSARAKNIGGEVLAYVW, from the coding sequence ATGGTAATGACAGATCCGATCGCAGATTTCCTCACTCGTATTCGTAACGCTAACATGCGTAAATTCGATGTTGTTGAAGCTCCTGCATCAAAAATCAAACGCGATATTGCAAACATCCTTAAAGCTGAAGGATACGTTAAAGACGTTGAATTCATCGAAGATGACAAACAAGGTATCATCCGTGTTTTCCTTAAATACGGTAAAGATGGCGAAAAAGTTATCACTAACTTAAAACGTATCTCTAAACCTGGTTTGCGTGTTTACGTTAAATCTGGCGAAGTACCAAAAGTCCTTAATGGCTTAGGTACTGCTGTGATTTCTACATCTGAAGGTGTTGTAACTGATAAATCAGCTCGCGCTAAAAACATTGGTGGAGAAGTTCTCGCTTACGTTTGGTAA
- a CDS encoding 50S ribosomal protein L23, translating into MSLYDVIKKPIITESSMLAMDEKKYTFEVDGRAHKLLIKQAVEAAFEGVKVASVNTVNVKPKAKRVGKYTGYTNKVKKAIVTLTADSKNIEIFGE; encoded by the coding sequence ATGTCATTGTACGACGTAATCAAAAAACCAATCATCACTGAAAGCTCTATGCTTGCAATGGATGAAAAAAAATATACATTTGAAGTTGATGGCCGCGCGCACAAACTTCTTATCAAACAAGCTGTTGAAGCTGCGTTTGAAGGTGTAAAAGTTGCTTCTGTAAATACTGTCAATGTTAAACCTAAAGCTAAACGCGTAGGTAAATACACAGGATATACAAACAAAGTGAAAAAAGCTATCGTGACCCTGACGGCTGATTCTAAAAACATTGAAATTTTCGGGGAATAA
- the rplC gene encoding 50S ribosomal protein L3 — MTKGILGKKVGMTQIFTETGELIPVTVVEAAANVVLQVKTVATDGYEAVQVGFDDKREVLSNKPAKGHVAKANTAPKRFIREFKNIEGLEVGAELTVEQFEAGDVVDITGTTKGKGFQGVIKRYGQSRGPMSHGSRYHRRPGSMGPVAPNRVFKNKRLAGRMGGNRVTVQNLVVVQVVPEKNVILVKGNIPGAKKSLITVKSAIKAK, encoded by the coding sequence ATGACAAAAGGAATCTTAGGGAAAAAAGTGGGAATGACCCAAATTTTCACCGAAACTGGCGAGTTAATCCCAGTAACTGTCGTTGAAGCTGCAGCAAACGTTGTACTTCAAGTCAAAACAGTCGCAACTGACGGCTACGAAGCTGTTCAAGTTGGTTTTGATGACAAACGTGAAGTTTTGAGTAACAAACCTGCCAAAGGCCATGTTGCGAAAGCAAACACTGCTCCTAAGCGCTTCATTCGTGAATTCAAGAATATTGAAGGCTTGGAAGTGGGCGCTGAATTGACAGTAGAACAATTTGAAGCTGGAGATGTTGTTGACATCACTGGTACGACTAAAGGTAAAGGTTTCCAAGGCGTTATCAAACGTTACGGACAATCACGAGGACCAATGTCTCACGGTTCGCGTTACCATCGTCGTCCAGGGTCAATGGGTCCTGTTGCACCTAACCGTGTATTCAAAAATAAACGCCTTGCCGGCCGTATGGGTGGTAATCGCGTAACTGTACAAAACTTAGTTGTTGTACAAGTTGTCCCTGAAAAAAATGTAATCCTTGTTAAAGGTAACATCCCAGGCGCTAAAAAATCACTTATCACAGTTAAATCAGCTATTAAAGCTAAATAA
- the rpsE gene encoding 30S ribosomal protein S5: MARNEEVKEFEERVVGINRVTKVVKGGRRMRFAALVVVGDRNGRVGFGTGKAQEVPEAIRKAIESAKKNLITVPMVGTTVPHQVLGEFGGGKILIKPAVEGAGVAAGGAVRAVLELAGVADVTSKSLGSNTPINVVRATVDGLKQLKRAEDVAALRGISVADLA; this comes from the coding sequence ATGGCTAGAAACGAAGAAGTAAAAGAATTCGAAGAACGCGTAGTTGGCATCAACCGTGTAACTAAAGTTGTAAAAGGCGGACGTCGCATGCGTTTTGCAGCGCTTGTTGTAGTTGGTGACCGTAACGGTCGCGTTGGATTTGGGACTGGTAAAGCACAAGAAGTACCAGAAGCAATCCGTAAAGCTATCGAGTCAGCTAAGAAAAACTTGATTACTGTACCTATGGTTGGTACAACAGTACCGCATCAAGTTCTTGGAGAATTTGGCGGCGGTAAGATCTTGATCAAACCTGCTGTTGAAGGGGCTGGAGTTGCAGCTGGTGGCGCTGTACGTGCCGTCCTCGAACTTGCTGGTGTAGCTGATGTTACATCAAAATCACTTGGTTCAAACACACCAATCAACGTTGTTCGCGCAACTGTTGATGGTTTGAAACAATTGAAACGTGCTGAAGATGTTGCTGCATTACGTGGCATCTCTGTAGCAGATTTAGCGTAA
- the rplD gene encoding 50S ribosomal protein L4 — MTNVSLFKQDGTQAGEITLNDAVFGIEPNESVVFDVILSQRASLRQGTHAVKNRSAVRGGGRKPWRQKGTGRARQGSIRSPQWRGGGVVFGPTPRSYGYKLPQKVRQLALKSVYSEKVVENKLVAVDALNFDAPKTAEFVKVLEALAIERKVLVIFENEGNKFAELSARNIPNVQVTTANSASVLDIANNDKILVTQAALSQIEEVLA, encoded by the coding sequence ATGACAAACGTATCATTATTTAAACAAGACGGAACGCAAGCTGGCGAGATCACATTAAACGATGCAGTATTTGGTATTGAACCAAATGAATCTGTAGTCTTTGATGTTATCCTTAGCCAACGTGCTAGCCTTCGTCAAGGTACTCACGCAGTTAAAAACCGTTCAGCTGTACGCGGTGGTGGTAGAAAACCATGGCGTCAAAAAGGAACTGGTCGTGCCCGTCAAGGGTCAATCCGCTCACCACAATGGCGTGGCGGTGGCGTAGTCTTCGGACCAACACCACGTTCTTACGGTTACAAATTGCCGCAAAAAGTTCGTCAACTTGCACTTAAATCAGTTTACTCTGAAAAAGTTGTAGAAAACAAACTTGTGGCAGTTGATGCGCTCAACTTCGACGCACCAAAAACTGCAGAATTTGTAAAAGTTCTTGAAGCACTTGCAATCGAACGTAAAGTTCTTGTAATCTTCGAAAACGAAGGAAATAAATTCGCTGAATTGTCTGCACGTAACATTCCAAATGTTCAAGTAACAACTGCTAACTCAGCATCTGTACTTGATATCGCTAATAACGATAAAATTTTGGTGACACAAGCAGCTCTATCTCAAATAGAGGAGGTTCTTGCATAA
- the rplX gene encoding 50S ribosomal protein L24 codes for MFVKTGDTVKIIAGKSRGVTGKVIKALPKANKVVVEGANIIKKHQKPNNENPNGAILELEAPIHVSNVQVLDKNGVAGRVGYKVEGDKKVRYNKKSGEILD; via the coding sequence ATGTTTGTAAAAACAGGTGATACTGTCAAAATCATCGCTGGTAAAAGCCGCGGTGTAACAGGTAAAGTGATCAAAGCTTTGCCAAAAGCTAACAAAGTTGTAGTCGAAGGTGCTAACATTATCAAAAAACACCAAAAACCTAACAACGAAAATCCAAACGGTGCGATTCTTGAACTTGAAGCGCCTATCCATGTATCAAATGTACAAGTACTTGATAAAAATGGTGTTGCAGGCCGTGTTGGATACAAAGTTGAAGGCGACAAAAAAGTTCGCTACAACAAAAAATCTGGCGAAATCCTAGATTAA
- the rplE gene encoding 50S ribosomal protein L5, whose protein sequence is MTNRLKEKYTSEVIPALTEQFNYTSVMAVPKVDKIVLNMGVGDAVNNSKNLDKAVAELALISGQKPLITKAKKSIAGFRLREGVAIGAKVTLRGERMYEFLDKLVSVSLPRVRDFHGVSNKAFDGRGNYTLGVKEQLIFPEITYDNVDKVRGLDVVIVTTANTDEESRELLAKLGMPFAK, encoded by the coding sequence ATGACTAATCGTTTGAAAGAAAAATACACTAGCGAAGTAATCCCAGCGTTGACTGAACAATTCAACTACACATCTGTTATGGCTGTGCCAAAAGTTGATAAAATCGTCCTCAACATGGGTGTTGGTGATGCTGTAAACAACTCGAAAAACCTTGATAAAGCTGTTGCTGAATTAGCCTTGATCTCTGGTCAAAAACCATTGATCACAAAAGCTAAGAAATCAATCGCTGGTTTCCGTTTACGTGAAGGCGTAGCAATCGGAGCGAAAGTAACACTCCGTGGCGAACGTATGTACGAATTTCTTGATAAATTGGTATCTGTCTCTCTTCCACGTGTCCGTGACTTCCATGGTGTCTCAAACAAAGCGTTTGATGGCCGTGGTAACTACACGCTAGGTGTGAAAGAACAGTTAATCTTCCCAGAAATTACGTATGATAACGTAGATAAAGTCCGTGGTTTGGATGTTGTTATCGTAACAACTGCTAACACTGACGAAGAATCACGTGAATTGCTTGCCAAATTAGGCATGCCTTTCGCTAAATAA
- the rplF gene encoding 50S ribosomal protein L6 yields the protein MSRIGNKLITIPAGVEVKLDGNTATVKGPKGELTRTFSKHIEIKIEGSEITLHRPNDTKEMKTIHGTTRANFNNMVVGVSEGFKKELEMRGVGYRAQLAGNKLTLSVGKSHPDEVVAPDGITFEVPSNTQINVSGANKEVVGEVAAYIRGMRPPEPYKGKGIRYVGEFVRRKEGKTGK from the coding sequence ATGTCACGTATTGGTAATAAACTAATTACTATCCCTGCTGGCGTTGAGGTTAAACTTGACGGCAATACAGCGACAGTAAAAGGCCCTAAAGGTGAGCTTACACGCACATTCTCTAAACACATTGAAATCAAAATTGAAGGTTCTGAAATCACTTTGCATCGTCCAAATGATACAAAAGAAATGAAGACAATTCATGGTACAACTCGTGCTAACTTCAATAACATGGTTGTAGGTGTATCTGAAGGGTTCAAAAAAGAACTTGAAATGCGCGGTGTTGGTTACCGTGCGCAACTTGCTGGAAACAAATTAACACTTTCAGTAGGTAAATCACATCCTGATGAAGTTGTTGCGCCTGATGGCATTACTTTTGAAGTACCATCAAACACACAAATCAACGTTTCTGGTGCTAATAAAGAAGTCGTTGGTGAAGTTGCAGCCTACATCCGTGGTATGCGCCCACCAGAACCTTATAAAGGTAAAGGGATTCGTTACGTTGGAGAATTTGTACGACGTAAAGAAGGTAAAACAGGTAAATAA
- the rplV gene encoding 50S ribosomal protein L22: MAEITSAKATARTVRVSPRKSRLVIDLIRGKNVADAIATLKFTPTKAANEIENVLNSAIANAENNFGLEKANLFVSEAYINEGPTMKRFRPRAKGSASPINKRTSHITVVVTEK; encoded by the coding sequence ATGGCAGAAATTACTTCAGCTAAAGCAACTGCTCGTACAGTCCGCGTTTCACCTCGTAAATCACGTCTTGTAATCGACTTGATTCGTGGGAAAAACGTTGCAGATGCTATCGCAACACTTAAATTCACACCAACTAAAGCAGCAAATGAGATTGAAAATGTTTTAAACTCTGCAATCGCAAATGCTGAAAACAACTTTGGTCTTGAAAAAGCAAACCTTTTCGTTTCTGAAGCCTACATTAATGAAGGCCCAACTATGAAACGTTTTCGCCCACGTGCGAAGGGTTCAGCTTCACCAATTAATAAACGCACAAGCCACATCACTGTGGTTGTGACAGAAAAATAA
- the rplR gene encoding 50S ribosomal protein L18, translating to MISKPDKNKTRQKRHRRVRGKISGTAERPRLNVFRSNTNIYAQVIDDIAGVTLASASSLKENGTKSEQSKAVGTAVAKAAVAAGVTEVIFDRGGYLYHGRVQALAEAARENGLKF from the coding sequence GTGATTTCTAAACCAGATAAAAATAAAACGCGTCAAAAACGCCATCGTCGCGTACGCGGTAAAATCTCTGGTACTGCAGAGCGCCCACGTTTGAATGTTTTTCGTTCTAACACAAACATCTATGCACAAGTAATTGATGACATAGCAGGTGTAACGCTCGCAAGTGCCTCATCGTTGAAAGAAAACGGTACTAAATCTGAGCAATCTAAAGCAGTTGGTACTGCTGTAGCTAAAGCAGCTGTTGCTGCTGGTGTTACTGAAGTTATCTTCGACCGTGGTGGATACCTTTACCATGGACGTGTGCAAGCACTCGCTGAGGCTGCACGTGAAAATGGACTTAAATTCTAA
- the rpsS gene encoding 30S ribosomal protein S19, whose amino-acid sequence MGRSLKKGPFVDDHLMKKVVAQEGNEKKTVIKTWSRRSTIFPNFIGYTIAVYDGRKHVPVYIQEDMVGHKLGEFAPTRTYRGHAADDKKTRR is encoded by the coding sequence ATGGGACGCAGTCTTAAAAAAGGCCCTTTCGTCGATGATCATTTGATGAAAAAGGTTGTTGCTCAAGAAGGCAACGAAAAGAAAACAGTTATTAAAACTTGGTCACGTCGTTCTACGATTTTCCCTAACTTCATCGGTTACACGATTGCAGTTTATGATGGTCGTAAACATGTACCAGTTTATATTCAAGAAGACATGGTAGGACACAAATTGGGCGAATTCGCACCAACACGTACTTACCGTGGCCACGCAGCAGACGATAAAAAAACACGTCGTTAA
- the rpsQ gene encoding 30S ribosomal protein S17, producing MERNQRKVYQGRVVSDKMDKTITVVIETKRNHPVYGKRINYSKKLKAHDENNSAKMGDIVRVMETRPLSKDKRFRLVEIVEEAVII from the coding sequence ATGGAACGTAATCAACGTAAAGTTTATCAAGGCCGCGTGGTTTCTGACAAAATGGATAAAACCATTACTGTTGTCATCGAAACAAAACGTAACCACCCTGTCTATGGTAAACGTATTAACTACTCTAAAAAATTGAAAGCTCACGACGAAAATAACTCAGCTAAAATGGGTGATATTGTTCGCGTGATGGAAACTCGTCCTTTATCAAAAGACAAACGTTTCCGTCTTGTCGAAATCGTTGAAGAAGCAGTCATCATCTAA
- the mscL gene encoding large-conductance mechanosensitive channel protein MscL — MLKEFKVFILRGNVLDLAVGVIIGGAFTAIVKSLVDNLINPLIGIFVQDGALAKLSFKLGNATFAYGKFLNDVLNFLITAFVIFILIKTINNFFMTSKKEEEVVEDVIVTEEVETLREIRDLLKQK, encoded by the coding sequence ATGTTAAAAGAATTCAAAGTCTTTATTTTACGTGGTAACGTACTTGATTTAGCTGTTGGTGTTATTATTGGTGGTGCTTTCACTGCTATTGTTAAATCTTTGGTTGATAACTTGATCAATCCATTGATCGGTATTTTTGTTCAAGATGGTGCACTTGCTAAACTGAGTTTCAAACTGGGCAACGCAACTTTTGCTTATGGCAAATTTTTAAATGATGTATTGAACTTTTTGATTACGGCATTTGTTATTTTTATTTTAATCAAAACGATTAATAACTTTTTCATGACTAGCAAAAAAGAAGAAGAAGTTGTTGAAGATGTGATTGTAACTGAAGAAGTGGAAACATTAAGAGAGATCCGTGATTTATTAAAACAAAAATAA
- the rpmD gene encoding 50S ribosomal protein L30, with protein MAQIKITLTKSPIGRLPAQRKTVTALGLGRLSSSVIKEESAGINGMVNKIAHLVTVEKV; from the coding sequence ATGGCTCAAATTAAAATTACTTTGACTAAGTCTCCAATCGGTCGCTTGCCAGCGCAACGCAAAACTGTTACCGCACTTGGCCTTGGCAGACTCTCGAGCTCAGTCATCAAAGAAGAATCAGCTGGTATCAATGGAATGGTTAATAAAATCGCTCACTTGGTAACTGTTGAAAAAGTTTAA
- the rplB gene encoding 50S ribosomal protein L2 encodes MGIKVYKPTTNGRRNMTSLDFAEITTNKPEKSLLVSLKSKAGRNNHGRITVRHQGGGHKRHYRVIDFKRNHDDVVAKVATIEYDPNRSANIALVVYTDGVKSYILAPKGLVVGQTIISGATADIKTGNALPLANIPVGTLIHNIELKPGKGGQLVRSAGASAQVLGQEGKYTLVRLQSGEVRMILSTSRATVGVVGNGEHSLVNIGKAGRNRWKGIRPTVRGSVMNPNDHPHGGGEGKQPVGRKSPSTPWGKPALGLKTRNKKARSSKLIIRRKNQK; translated from the coding sequence GTGGGTATTAAAGTATACAAACCGACGACAAATGGTCGTCGTAACATGACAAGCCTTGACTTTGCTGAAATTACGACTAACAAACCTGAGAAATCATTGTTGGTATCGCTTAAAAGCAAAGCTGGTCGTAACAACCATGGTCGTATTACAGTACGTCACCAAGGTGGTGGACACAAACGTCATTACCGTGTGATCGACTTCAAACGTAACCACGATGATGTGGTTGCTAAAGTTGCAACGATCGAGTATGATCCAAACCGTTCAGCAAATATTGCTTTGGTTGTTTACACTGATGGTGTAAAATCATACATCCTTGCACCTAAAGGTCTTGTGGTTGGTCAAACAATCATTTCTGGCGCAACTGCTGATATCAAAACTGGTAATGCTTTGCCACTTGCAAACATTCCAGTTGGTACTTTAATTCATAATATTGAATTAAAACCAGGTAAAGGTGGACAATTAGTACGTTCTGCTGGTGCTTCTGCACAAGTACTTGGTCAAGAAGGTAAATATACACTTGTACGTTTACAATCTGGCGAAGTTCGTATGATCTTGTCTACTTCACGTGCGACAGTTGGTGTTGTTGGTAATGGTGAACACAGTCTTGTGAACATCGGTAAAGCCGGCCGTAACCGTTGGAAGGGTATCCGTCCAACAGTTCGTGGATCAGTAATGAACCCGAACGATCACCCACACGGTGGTGGTGAAGGTAAACAACCAGTTGGTCGTAAATCTCCGTCTACACCTTGGGGTAAACCAGCACTTGGTCTTAAAACACGTAATAAGAAAGCTAGATCTAGCAAACTTATCATTCGTCGTAAAAACCAAAAATAA
- the rpsJ gene encoding 30S ribosomal protein S10 produces the protein MANKKIRIRLKAYEHGILDQAAEKIVETAKRTDASVAGPIPLPTDRSVYTIIRATHKYKDSREQFEMRTHKRLIDIINPTQKTVDGLMKLDLPSGVNIEIKL, from the coding sequence ATGGCAAACAAAAAAATTCGCATTCGTTTGAAAGCATATGAACATGGTATTCTTGATCAAGCGGCTGAAAAAATCGTAGAAACTGCGAAACGTACTGACGCATCTGTAGCAGGTCCAATCCCGCTTCCGACTGACCGTTCAGTATATACAATCATCCGTGCGACGCACAAATACAAAGATTCACGTGAACAATTTGAAATGCGCACACACAAACGTTTGATCGATATCATTAACCCAACACAAAAAACTGTTGACGGCTTGATGAAACTCGACTTACCAAGTGGTGTTAACATCGAAATCAAACTATAA
- the rplP gene encoding 50S ribosomal protein L16, whose translation MLVPKRVKHRREFRGKMRGEAKGGKEVAFGEFGLQATTSHWITNRQIEAARIAMTRHMKRGGKVWIKIFPHKSYTAKAIGVRMGSGKGAPEGWVSPVKRGKIMFEIAGVSEEVAREALRLASHKLPVKTKFVKRAEEETNEA comes from the coding sequence ATGTTAGTACCTAAACGTGTGAAACACCGCCGCGAATTCCGTGGTAAAATGCGTGGGGAAGCTAAAGGCGGTAAAGAAGTCGCATTTGGCGAATTTGGTCTCCAAGCTACAACATCTCACTGGATTACAAACCGTCAAATCGAGGCAGCTCGTATTGCGATGACACGTCACATGAAACGTGGTGGTAAAGTTTGGATTAAAATTTTCCCTCATAAATCATATACTGCAAAAGCTATCGGGGTCCGTATGGGTTCTGGTAAAGGGGCACCTGAAGGTTGGGTATCTCCAGTAAAACGTGGTAAAATAATGTTTGAAATCGCTGGCGTTTCTGAAGAAGTCGCTCGTGAAGCATTACGTCTTGCATCCCATAAACTTCCTGTTAAAACTAAGTTTGTAAAACGTGCTGAGGAGGAAACAAATGAAGCTTAA
- a CDS encoding type Z 30S ribosomal protein S14 gives MAKKSMIAKNKRPAKFTTQAYTRCEKCGRPHSVYRKFQLCRICFRELAYKGQIPGVKKASW, from the coding sequence TTGGCTAAAAAATCAATGATTGCAAAGAACAAGCGTCCCGCTAAGTTCACTACGCAAGCGTACACACGTTGTGAAAAATGTGGTCGTCCACATTCAGTCTATCGTAAATTCCAACTTTGCCGTATTTGCTTCCGTGAATTGGCATATAAAGGGCAAATCCCAGGCGTAAAAAAAGCATCTTGGTGA